Proteins from a single region of Labedella gwakjiensis:
- a CDS encoding AI-2E family transporter — MRNPFGHSHDKARIDVTTVKADGYGPMPIVRINAFRMGLLGGLGVLLALVIGSIVTQLSTVLVYVGLALFLALGLDPLVSLIEKKLPRPAAIAIVVLGALLAVAGILFAIIPILVQQTANLINEIPGYVDDILASDWYGNLENMFGDGFQDAVNSALSFIQDPSNLLSIGGGIVAVGAGVASGITAVTIVTILTLYFLGSLRSMKRALYRFVPAYRREAFADVTDQVTGAVGRYVMGQVSLALVNGILSFIFLSIIQGPLPALLALLAFIGSLIPLVGTLSASIVITALCFFNSPTTALVAGIYYLIYMQIEAYVLSPRIMNRAVSVPGAVVVIAAVAGGALGGVLGALVAIPIAASAIIIIQKVVFPSQDAKTSPPPVAAS; from the coding sequence ATGAGAAACCCGTTCGGGCATTCGCACGACAAGGCCCGCATCGACGTCACCACGGTGAAGGCCGACGGCTACGGCCCCATGCCGATCGTGCGCATCAACGCGTTCAGGATGGGGCTCCTCGGCGGACTGGGTGTGCTGCTCGCCCTCGTGATCGGCAGCATCGTCACCCAGCTGTCGACGGTGCTCGTCTACGTCGGGCTCGCGCTGTTCCTCGCGCTCGGCCTCGACCCGCTCGTGTCGCTCATCGAGAAGAAGCTGCCGCGACCGGCCGCCATCGCGATCGTCGTCCTCGGGGCGCTCCTCGCCGTGGCGGGGATCCTCTTCGCGATCATCCCGATCCTCGTCCAGCAGACCGCGAACCTCATCAACGAGATCCCCGGATACGTCGACGACATCCTCGCGAGCGACTGGTACGGGAACCTCGAGAACATGTTCGGCGATGGCTTCCAGGATGCCGTCAACAGTGCCCTGTCGTTCATCCAGGACCCGAGCAACCTCCTCTCGATCGGCGGCGGGATCGTCGCCGTCGGCGCGGGGGTCGCCTCGGGGATCACGGCGGTCACGATCGTCACGATCCTCACGCTGTACTTCCTCGGCTCGCTGCGCAGCATGAAGCGCGCGCTGTACCGCTTCGTCCCCGCCTACCGTCGCGAGGCGTTCGCGGACGTCACCGACCAGGTGACGGGGGCCGTCGGCCGCTACGTCATGGGCCAGGTGAGCCTTGCCCTCGTCAACGGAATCCTGAGCTTCATCTTCCTCTCGATCATCCAGGGTCCGCTCCCGGCCCTCCTCGCGCTGCTCGCCTTCATCGGATCGCTCATCCCGCTCGTCGGAACGCTGTCGGCGTCCATCGTCATCACGGCCCTGTGCTTCTTCAACTCGCCGACGACGGCGCTCGTCGCTGGCATCTACTACCTGATCTACATGCAGATCGAGGCGTACGTGCTGAGCCCGCGGATCATGAACAGGGCCGTTTCGGTACCGGGCGCCGTCGTGGTGATCGCGGCCGTGGCCGGTGGAGCCCTCGGCGGCGTGCTCGGCGCGCTCGTGGCCATCCCGATCGCGGCCTCGGCCATCATCATCATCCAGAAGGTCGTCTTCCCCAGTCAGGACGCGAAGACATCACCTCCACCGGTCGCCGCTTCGTAG
- a CDS encoding MarR family winged helix-turn-helix transcriptional regulator encodes MASTSTAVTAWESLFRAQVGVMRTLEAEFPTDLLSLNEYDVLFNLSRQDDRSARLRDINDLVLISQPSVSRLVDKLMKRGLVEKCPDARDGRGTIVRLTDEGYALYRQVALLHVKVISRVMSTGLDDEDLSTLTALTDRINRGLDTPS; translated from the coding sequence ATGGCTTCGACGTCGACGGCGGTCACCGCGTGGGAATCGCTCTTCCGCGCCCAGGTGGGCGTCATGCGCACGCTCGAGGCCGAGTTCCCCACCGACCTCCTCTCCCTCAACGAGTACGACGTGCTGTTCAACCTGTCCCGCCAGGACGATCGCAGTGCGCGGCTGCGCGACATCAACGACCTCGTGCTCATCAGTCAGCCGAGCGTCTCCCGCCTCGTCGACAAGCTCATGAAGCGCGGGCTCGTCGAGAAATGTCCTGATGCGCGCGACGGTCGCGGAACGATCGTCCGACTCACCGACGAGGGGTATGCGCTGTACCGCCAGGTGGCCCTCCTGCACGTCAAAGTGATCTCGCGCGTCATGTCCACCGGACTCGACGACGAGGATCTGTCAACCCTCACGGCCCTCACGGACCGGATCAACCGGGGTCTCGACACCCCGTCATAG
- a CDS encoding cryptochrome/photolyase family protein, producing the protein MATPSLVWYRDDLRVADNPALTAAIAHGGPVVALYVLDEESDEGRALGGAAKWWLHKSLESLTADLADLQVPLVLRRGPAEAVVTGLVEELSVDAVFWNRRYGAERHIDERIKSALREADIEATSFPGFLLNEPWDIQTGAGTPYSVYTPFWRATLDRISHHPIPEPLSVPERAAARAEAVDGDDLSDWDLLPTSPDWAGEIAERWTPGEDAAHERLAEFADTELRDYLHGRNHLDVDETSRLSPRLRWGELSPRQVWHAVSPATHRTEAARSFRSELGWRDFAWHSLYVRPDLHENNWRADFDAFPWPPLDEDALEAWKRGRTGVALVDAGMNELWRTGTMHNRVRMVVASFLTKNLLIDWRIGEKWFWDTLVDADAASNPFNWQWVAGSGADAAPYFRVFNPELQRSKFDGNGGYVNRWAPDADAPDAPEPIVDLKESRRRALDAYQSIRG; encoded by the coding sequence ATGGCCACGCCTTCCCTCGTCTGGTACCGCGACGACCTCCGCGTCGCAGACAATCCCGCACTCACAGCCGCCATTGCGCACGGCGGCCCCGTCGTCGCCCTCTACGTGCTCGACGAGGAGTCCGACGAAGGGCGCGCCCTCGGCGGGGCGGCGAAGTGGTGGCTGCACAAGAGTCTCGAATCGCTCACTGCGGACCTCGCGGACCTCCAGGTGCCGCTCGTACTCCGGCGCGGACCGGCGGAGGCCGTCGTCACGGGCCTCGTCGAAGAACTCAGCGTCGACGCTGTCTTCTGGAACCGCCGCTACGGCGCGGAACGCCACATCGACGAACGCATCAAGTCCGCGCTGCGCGAGGCCGACATCGAGGCGACGAGCTTTCCCGGCTTCCTGCTCAACGAACCGTGGGACATCCAGACGGGGGCGGGCACTCCGTACTCCGTGTACACACCCTTCTGGCGAGCGACTCTCGACCGGATCTCCCACCACCCGATCCCCGAGCCGCTCTCCGTGCCGGAACGCGCTGCGGCGCGCGCCGAGGCCGTGGACGGCGACGACCTCTCGGACTGGGACCTCCTCCCGACCTCACCCGATTGGGCCGGCGAGATCGCCGAACGCTGGACACCGGGCGAGGACGCGGCGCACGAGAGGCTCGCGGAATTCGCCGACACCGAGCTGCGGGACTACCTCCACGGCCGGAACCACCTCGATGTGGACGAGACCTCGCGCCTCTCGCCACGGCTGCGCTGGGGCGAGCTCTCCCCCCGCCAGGTCTGGCACGCGGTGAGCCCGGCGACGCACCGGACGGAGGCTGCACGCTCCTTCCGCTCAGAGCTCGGGTGGCGCGACTTCGCGTGGCACTCCCTCTATGTGCGCCCCGATCTCCACGAGAACAACTGGCGTGCGGACTTCGACGCGTTCCCGTGGCCGCCGCTCGACGAGGACGCCCTCGAGGCCTGGAAGCGCGGCCGCACGGGAGTCGCCCTCGTCGACGCCGGCATGAACGAGCTGTGGCGGACGGGCACGATGCACAATCGCGTGCGCATGGTGGTCGCCTCGTTCCTCACGAAGAACCTGCTGATCGACTGGCGCATCGGCGAGAAGTGGTTCTGGGACACGCTGGTGGACGCCGACGCGGCGAGCAACCCCTTCAACTGGCAGTGGGTGGCGGGCAGCGGAGCCGACGCCGCTCCGTACTTCCGCGTGTTCAACCCGGAGCTGCAGCGCTCGAAGTTCGACGGCAACGGCGGATACGTGAACAGGTGGGCGCCCGACGCCGATGCGCCCGACGCGCCCGAGCCGATCGTGGACCTCAAGGAGTCGCGCCGCCGGGCGCTCGACGCGTACCAGTCCATCCGGGGCTGA
- a CDS encoding DUF6458 family protein, translated as MSIGFGIFLFVVGAILTFALNITVDWVNLDLVGYILMGAGVVITIIGIALLARRRRTVTTERSGVDPVAGERVTRRSTEADPLP; from the coding sequence ATGAGTATCGGTTTCGGAATCTTCCTGTTCGTCGTCGGCGCGATCCTGACGTTCGCGCTCAACATCACCGTCGACTGGGTGAACCTCGACCTCGTCGGTTACATCCTGATGGGCGCGGGCGTCGTCATCACGATCATCGGCATCGCCCTGCTCGCTCGCCGTCGTCGCACGGTCACGACGGAGCGCAGCGGCGTCGACCCGGTTGCCGGCGAGCGCGTCACGCGCCGCTCCACGGAAGCCGACCCGCTCCCCTGA
- a CDS encoding DUF1206 domain-containing protein, translated as MGLVANGLVHVLIGGIAVGVAFGAGGDAGQSGVLNAIATTPGGFLVLWVAAIGLWGLAIFQLTDAAWVGTRDPAKIAYRRTKALGKSLGFAGIGLLAAFIALGGRSDGDSTAQRFSEWALDSPVGGAILVITALLIGALGVGFGLRGVNRTFREDLSTPSGALGAAVTVVGVVGHVAKGISFLLVGGLLLSAAIVADPQRAGGLDGALSAVRDRPYGPALLLVIAVGLIAFGVYLGARARYLRR; from the coding sequence GTGGGGCTCGTCGCGAACGGCCTCGTGCACGTTCTCATCGGTGGGATCGCCGTGGGCGTGGCGTTCGGAGCGGGCGGGGACGCCGGCCAGTCCGGCGTGCTCAACGCGATCGCGACGACGCCCGGCGGATTCCTGGTGCTGTGGGTCGCGGCGATCGGATTGTGGGGGCTCGCGATCTTCCAGCTGACGGACGCCGCGTGGGTCGGAACGCGCGACCCTGCGAAGATCGCCTACCGTCGCACCAAGGCGCTCGGCAAGTCGCTCGGCTTCGCCGGCATCGGGCTGCTCGCGGCCTTCATCGCCCTGGGCGGTCGGTCCGACGGCGATTCCACGGCTCAGCGCTTCAGCGAATGGGCCCTCGACTCCCCCGTCGGCGGTGCGATCCTCGTGATCACCGCACTCCTCATCGGCGCCTTGGGTGTCGGCTTCGGACTCCGGGGCGTGAACCGCACGTTCCGGGAGGACCTCTCCACGCCCTCGGGGGCGCTCGGCGCGGCTGTGACCGTTGTGGGCGTCGTCGGCCACGTCGCCAAGGGCATCTCGTTCCTGCTCGTGGGCGGACTCCTCCTCTCCGCCGCGATCGTCGCAGACCCGCAGAGAGCAGGGGGCCTCGACGGCGCGTTGAGCGCAGTGCGGGACCGGCCGTACGGGCCGGCCCTCCTCCTGGTGATCGCCGTCGGGCTCATCGCCTTCGGCGTCTACCTCGGAGCTCGGGCGCGGTACTTGCGCCGCTGA
- a CDS encoding MarR family winged helix-turn-helix transcriptional regulator: MTQPNWLTPEQLDSWLSFVAVVELLPGALDAQLQADAGISHYEYFLLAQLSEAPDRTLRMTELAGATNATLPRLSHVVKRLEQRGYVERVPCPSDKRATNARLTAEGWEKVVATAPGHVGEVRRRVIDALSPEQLRALGEASAAILATLDPPAGFPTRRAESAAGGSTD, encoded by the coding sequence ATGACGCAGCCGAACTGGCTCACGCCCGAGCAGCTCGACAGCTGGCTCTCCTTCGTCGCCGTGGTCGAGCTGCTCCCCGGCGCCCTCGACGCTCAGCTCCAGGCAGACGCGGGGATCTCCCACTACGAGTACTTCCTCCTCGCCCAGCTCTCCGAAGCCCCCGACCGCACCCTCCGGATGACCGAACTCGCGGGAGCGACGAACGCGACCCTTCCCCGCCTGTCCCACGTTGTGAAGCGCCTCGAGCAGCGTGGCTACGTCGAACGGGTACCGTGCCCCTCCGACAAGCGAGCGACCAACGCGCGGCTCACCGCCGAGGGGTGGGAGAAGGTCGTCGCGACAGCCCCCGGGCACGTGGGCGAGGTGCGCCGTCGAGTGATCGATGCGCTCTCACCCGAGCAGCTGCGCGCACTCGGCGAGGCGAGCGCCGCGATCCTCGCGACGCTCGATCCGCCTGCGGGCTTCCCGACGAGGCGTGCCGAGTCGGCAGCGGGCGGCTCGACGGACTGA
- a CDS encoding NADPH-dependent F420 reductase: MTSFSIIGTGNMARAIAGVVSSGGADVQVIAHSDPASVAPIDGARVDAHGTALTGDVVVLATPFGAIDDIVSTYGEQLAGKTVVDISNPVDFATFDSLVVPAGSSAAAEIAATLPSSSVLKAFNTNFAATLATKSVDSLATTVLVAGDDADAKVALVAAVEAGGVRAIDAGSLKRAVELEALGFLQLTLAAGEKTSWTSGFALAR; encoded by the coding sequence ATGACGTCGTTCAGCATCATCGGAACCGGGAACATGGCACGCGCGATCGCGGGGGTCGTCTCCTCCGGCGGGGCGGACGTCCAGGTCATCGCCCACAGCGACCCCGCGTCGGTCGCCCCGATCGACGGAGCCCGCGTCGACGCTCACGGCACCGCGCTCACGGGCGACGTCGTCGTACTCGCCACCCCCTTCGGCGCGATCGACGACATCGTCTCCACGTACGGCGAGCAGCTCGCAGGGAAGACCGTCGTCGACATCTCGAACCCCGTCGACTTCGCCACCTTCGATTCGCTCGTCGTGCCCGCCGGGTCGTCGGCCGCCGCGGAGATCGCCGCCACGCTCCCGTCCTCGTCCGTCCTGAAGGCGTTCAACACGAACTTCGCCGCGACGCTCGCCACGAAGTCCGTCGACTCCCTCGCCACGACAGTGCTCGTCGCCGGCGACGACGCCGATGCGAAAGTCGCCCTCGTCGCGGCCGTCGAGGCCGGTGGCGTGCGGGCGATCGACGCCGGCTCCCTCAAGCGCGCGGTCGAGCTCGAGGCCCTCGGGTTCCTGCAGCTCACCCTCGCGGCCGGCGAGAAGACGTCCTGGACGAGCGGCTTCGCCCTCGCCCGCTGA
- a CDS encoding ABC transporter ATP-binding protein: MTDTAPPVVRASGLTKTYGSFTALDGIDLSLEENRIYGLLGRNGAGKTTIMQLLTGQIFPDGGRLEVFGRAPAEHVDVLSRVCFIGESQKYPDSFKPKHVLESAPLFFPKWSHELADELVAEFRLPLNRPIKKLSRGQLSAVGVIVGLASRAPLTFFDEPYLGLDAVARATFYDRLLADYAEHPRTIVLSTHLIDEVSNLLEHIVLIDRGRVLIDADAEEVRGSATTVAGKREAVESFVAGREIIGRDGIGGLASVTFTGALDTLQRREARELGLELAPVSLQQLIVHLTGTDLSAEKEVVA; the protein is encoded by the coding sequence ATGACCGATACGGCGCCCCCCGTGGTCCGCGCAAGCGGTCTCACCAAGACCTATGGCTCATTCACCGCGCTCGACGGCATCGATCTCTCCCTCGAGGAGAACCGCATCTACGGGCTGCTCGGCCGGAACGGTGCAGGCAAGACCACCATCATGCAGCTCCTGACGGGTCAGATCTTCCCCGACGGCGGCCGGCTCGAGGTGTTCGGTCGTGCGCCGGCCGAGCACGTCGACGTGCTGAGCCGCGTCTGCTTCATCGGCGAATCGCAGAAGTACCCCGATTCGTTCAAGCCGAAGCACGTTCTCGAGAGCGCGCCCCTCTTCTTCCCGAAGTGGAGCCATGAACTCGCAGACGAGCTCGTCGCCGAGTTCCGGCTCCCCCTGAATCGACCGATCAAGAAGCTCTCCCGCGGTCAGCTCTCCGCCGTCGGCGTGATCGTCGGACTGGCCTCGCGGGCGCCACTGACATTCTTCGACGAGCCCTACCTCGGCCTCGATGCGGTGGCGCGGGCGACCTTCTACGATCGTCTGCTCGCCGACTACGCCGAGCACCCGCGCACGATCGTGCTGTCGACGCACCTCATCGACGAGGTCAGCAACCTGCTCGAACACATCGTTCTCATCGATCGGGGTCGCGTGCTCATCGACGCCGACGCCGAAGAGGTCCGCGGCTCGGCCACGACCGTCGCCGGGAAGCGGGAGGCGGTCGAGTCCTTCGTCGCCGGGCGCGAGATCATCGGGCGGGACGGAATCGGCGGGCTCGCGTCCGTCACGTTCACGGGGGCGCTCGACACCCTCCAGCGCCGTGAGGCGCGCGAGCTCGGTCTCGAGCTCGCACCCGTCTCCCTGCAGCAACTCATCGTGCACCTCACGGGCACCGATCTCTCCGCAGAGAAGGAGGTCGTCGCATGA
- a CDS encoding GntR family transcriptional regulator — protein MDESRPIFIQIAEQVENDIIEGRLPEESQIPSTNEFAAFHRINPATAGKGVNRLVEDGVIYKKRGIGMFVSTGARDMLVERRRTRFADEYVRPLLTEAAKLGISATQLSDMIRTEGNHS, from the coding sequence ATGGACGAATCACGCCCCATCTTCATCCAGATCGCTGAACAGGTGGAGAACGACATCATCGAGGGTCGGCTCCCCGAGGAAAGCCAGATCCCCTCCACCAACGAGTTCGCCGCGTTCCACCGCATCAACCCGGCCACGGCCGGAAAAGGCGTGAACCGCCTCGTCGAGGACGGGGTCATCTACAAGAAGCGAGGGATCGGGATGTTCGTCAGCACCGGAGCACGAGACATGCTCGTCGAGCGTCGCCGCACCCGTTTCGCGGACGAGTACGTCCGCCCACTCCTGACGGAGGCAGCCAAACTCGGCATCTCCGCCACCCAGCTCTCCGACATGATCCGCACGGAAGGAAACCACTCATGA
- a CDS encoding winged helix DNA-binding domain-containing protein, with translation MERLTAAEVAGLYRARQHLGERRRDSEPAAPGQAPDRVAAEVRHHVGLQAQAPLPPYTALWTRLASFDPETASGLVRTGELVRVVCMRSTIHLVHAADAWSLRSLTAPVLLREYDAAIARRLPGVDVDAVTDRARGILDGTTLTSRELGRLLADRFDEYAGPDLVNLVRCHVPLLQRPPRGQWGTTGPVAYARLDQHVPVHDVDTRVELRQLALRYLRAYGPATPADFAAWTALRGAREVFETLGDDAVAVDVEGRVLVDAGDADRTSAPPPPTARLLAEFDAALLSHRDRSRILPTAHLGVIGSPNGLIPSTFLVDGAVAGRWTLSVADGAARAELHPVRRLAQGTQSALRRELRALARDLYGARLTDVVLSPE, from the coding sequence ATGGAGCGTCTGACGGCGGCCGAGGTGGCGGGGCTCTACCGCGCACGCCAGCACCTCGGGGAACGTCGACGCGACTCCGAGCCCGCTGCGCCAGGACAGGCTCCGGATCGCGTCGCGGCAGAGGTCCGGCATCACGTCGGACTTCAGGCTCAGGCGCCCCTCCCGCCGTACACGGCTCTCTGGACCCGGCTCGCCTCCTTCGATCCCGAGACGGCGTCTGGCCTCGTGCGCACCGGGGAGCTCGTCCGTGTCGTGTGCATGCGCTCGACCATCCACCTCGTGCACGCGGCCGACGCCTGGTCCCTGCGATCACTGACCGCCCCTGTGCTCCTCCGCGAGTACGACGCCGCGATCGCTCGACGACTCCCCGGAGTCGATGTAGACGCCGTGACCGACCGGGCGCGCGGGATTCTCGACGGGACGACACTCACGTCGCGCGAGCTGGGTCGGCTCCTCGCCGATCGTTTCGACGAGTACGCGGGGCCCGACCTCGTGAACCTCGTGCGCTGCCACGTGCCGCTCCTCCAGCGTCCCCCGCGCGGCCAGTGGGGGACAACGGGCCCGGTCGCCTATGCCCGCCTCGATCAGCATGTGCCCGTGCACGACGTCGACACCCGGGTGGAACTACGCCAGCTGGCCCTGCGCTACCTGCGGGCGTACGGACCGGCGACGCCGGCGGATTTCGCCGCATGGACGGCGCTCCGCGGGGCGCGCGAGGTGTTCGAGACGCTCGGCGACGATGCGGTCGCCGTGGACGTCGAGGGTCGGGTGCTGGTCGACGCGGGCGACGCCGATCGCACGAGCGCTCCCCCACCCCCGACGGCGCGACTGCTCGCGGAGTTCGATGCCGCGCTCCTCTCGCACCGGGATCGGTCGCGCATCCTGCCGACGGCTCACCTCGGCGTCATCGGCTCCCCCAACGGACTCATCCCGTCGACGTTCCTCGTCGACGGCGCAGTGGCCGGCCGATGGACGCTGTCGGTGGCGGACGGTGCGGCGCGAGCGGAGCTCCACCCGGTGCGCCGACTCGCGCAGGGCACCCAGAGCGCCCTCCGCCGCGAGCTGCGCGCGCTCGCCCGCGACCTCTACGGTGCGCGCCTCACAGACGTCGTCCTCTCCCCCGAGTGA
- a CDS encoding universal stress protein produces the protein MTVLVGFADGRGAQDALELGGALADGLGIGLAVVSVARRSWGTPSISRVDAEFIEWSRRVADEDLASARARLAERSPHRQTSFRRVEGRSVPAALIAAAREEHATVIVLGSAADGRLGQVVLGSTADRLVHSSPVPIAVAPRGYRAPVDGIERLTFAWSGDEAEITSILRLRELVASTDARVRVVTFGLRRPAMFPPEVGLDAEDDVFSEWRDQAERSLNGLRDRGVVDSAAETLVAVGADWRAAVDDVDWEPGDVLVVGSKPAGAVARVFMGSSATKIVRHSPVPVVLLPA, from the coding sequence GTGACGGTGCTCGTCGGCTTCGCGGACGGCCGCGGAGCGCAGGACGCCCTCGAGCTCGGCGGGGCGCTCGCCGACGGGCTCGGAATCGGCCTCGCCGTCGTGAGTGTCGCGAGGCGCTCGTGGGGCACGCCGTCGATCTCACGGGTCGACGCCGAGTTCATCGAGTGGTCCCGCCGGGTCGCCGACGAGGACCTGGCCTCGGCGCGCGCGCGTCTCGCCGAGCGATCTCCTCACCGGCAGACGTCCTTCCGACGCGTCGAGGGCCGGTCCGTGCCCGCGGCGCTCATCGCCGCCGCGAGGGAGGAGCACGCGACCGTCATCGTGCTCGGGTCCGCCGCCGACGGCCGCCTCGGACAGGTGGTGCTGGGATCCACGGCCGACCGTCTCGTGCACTCGTCGCCCGTGCCGATCGCCGTCGCGCCGCGCGGGTATCGGGCACCGGTCGACGGTATCGAACGGCTGACGTTCGCCTGGTCGGGAGACGAGGCCGAGATCACATCGATCCTGAGGCTTCGTGAGCTCGTCGCATCCACGGATGCACGCGTCCGGGTGGTCACGTTCGGCCTGCGCCGCCCGGCGATGTTCCCCCCGGAGGTCGGGCTCGATGCCGAGGACGACGTGTTCTCGGAGTGGCGGGATCAGGCCGAGCGCTCGTTGAACGGCCTCCGCGACCGTGGGGTCGTCGACTCCGCCGCCGAGACGCTCGTGGCCGTCGGAGCCGATTGGCGCGCGGCCGTCGACGACGTCGATTGGGAGCCAGGAGACGTGCTCGTCGTCGGATCGAAGCCGGCCGGCGCGGTCGCCCGCGTCTTCATGGGCTCGTCGGCCACGAAGATCGTCCGGCACTCGCCGGTCCCTGTCGTCCTCCTGCCGGCCTAG
- a CDS encoding amino acid permease — protein MSVTQQLFRRKPITAPSESPDGLSRKISAFQLTMFGVGATVGTGVFFVMHEAVPDAGPAVIIAFLLAGLAAGLSALCYAEMASAVPVSGSTYSYAYATLGEVVAMGVAACLLLEYGVSTAAVAVGWSDYVDLLLSNLLGFGIPDALEGGPFEGGIINLPAVVLVAMCAVLLIRGTSESAAANAVMVIIKLAVLLGFSAIAFTAFNADNFADFAPNGVTGITAAAGTIFFTFIGLDAVSTAGDEVKDPQKTLPRALIAALITVIVIYLLVAVSALGTQPWQDFSSEDQAEAGLAKILENVVGAAWPGTILAIGAVISIFSVTLVTMYGQTRILFAIGRDGLLPSMFARVHPTLRTPVNTTVVVAIAVGLLAGFVPLDSLWDLVSIGTLVAFIVVSLGVIVLRRTRPDLPRGFKVPGYPVVPILSIIACVYILSGLHWTTYAWFLGWLSVVLAFYFLWGRRHSKLNGTGGTGAGGSAGRDAAVPGDGVAP, from the coding sequence ATGTCCGTGACGCAGCAACTCTTCCGCAGGAAGCCGATCACCGCGCCGAGCGAGAGTCCGGACGGGTTGTCCCGGAAGATCAGCGCCTTCCAGCTGACGATGTTCGGTGTCGGCGCGACCGTCGGCACGGGTGTGTTCTTCGTGATGCACGAGGCGGTGCCCGACGCCGGCCCCGCCGTCATCATCGCGTTCCTCCTCGCCGGTCTCGCAGCCGGGCTGTCCGCGCTCTGCTACGCCGAGATGGCATCGGCCGTACCGGTGTCGGGGTCCACGTACTCGTACGCCTACGCGACGCTCGGGGAGGTCGTGGCGATGGGGGTGGCCGCGTGTCTGCTCCTCGAGTACGGGGTCTCGACGGCCGCCGTCGCCGTCGGCTGGAGCGACTACGTCGACCTCCTCCTCTCGAACCTCCTGGGTTTCGGGATCCCCGACGCGCTCGAGGGCGGGCCCTTCGAGGGAGGCATCATCAACCTCCCGGCCGTCGTGCTCGTCGCGATGTGCGCCGTCCTGCTCATCCGCGGCACGAGCGAGTCGGCGGCGGCCAACGCCGTCATGGTGATCATCAAGCTGGCGGTCCTGCTGGGATTCAGTGCGATCGCCTTCACGGCCTTCAACGCCGACAACTTCGCGGACTTCGCCCCGAACGGCGTCACGGGGATCACGGCGGCCGCCGGCACCATCTTCTTCACGTTCATCGGACTCGATGCCGTCTCGACGGCCGGCGACGAGGTGAAGGACCCTCAGAAGACCCTCCCGCGCGCGCTCATCGCGGCCCTCATCACCGTCATCGTGATCTATCTCCTCGTCGCCGTCTCCGCCCTCGGCACGCAGCCGTGGCAGGACTTCTCGAGCGAGGACCAGGCCGAGGCCGGCCTCGCGAAGATCCTCGAGAACGTCGTGGGTGCGGCTTGGCCCGGGACGATCCTCGCGATCGGAGCGGTCATCTCGATCTTCTCCGTCACGCTCGTCACGATGTACGGGCAGACCCGCATCCTCTTCGCGATCGGTCGGGACGGGCTGCTCCCGTCGATGTTCGCGCGCGTCCACCCCACCCTGCGCACGCCCGTGAACACGACGGTCGTCGTCGCGATCGCCGTGGGTCTGCTCGCGGGCTTCGTCCCGCTCGACAGCCTGTGGGACCTCGTCTCCATCGGGACGCTCGTGGCGTTCATCGTCGTGTCGCTCGGCGTCATCGTCCTGCGCCGCACGCGTCCCGACCTGCCGCGGGGCTTCAAGGTCCCCGGCTACCCGGTCGTGCCGATCCTCTCGATCATCGCGTGCGTGTACATCCTGTCCGGACTGCACTGGACGACGTACGCGTGGTTCCTCGGCTGGCTCTCCGTGGTGCTCGCGTTCTACTTCCTGTGGGGTCGTCGCCACAGCAAGCTCAACGGCACGGGCGGGACCGGCGCCGGGGGATCGGCGGGCCGCGATGCGGCGGTACCGGGAGACGGGGTGGCGCCGTGA
- a CDS encoding response regulator, which yields MKLLIADDDPQILRALRVTLGARGYEVVTAPDGAAAVNATIEEHPDLLLLDLGMPGLSGIEVIQAIRGWSAVPILVVSGRSGAADKVDALDAGADDYVTKPFVIDELLARIRALTRRTAPPATEPVVVFGDVTVDLSVHTVSRQESGLSKHVRLTPTEWRILELLVRNPGRLVTRDELLTNIWGPNHTGDSGYLRLYVGQLRKKLEAEPSSPRYLLTEPGLGYRLVPDGWPAA from the coding sequence GTGAAGCTCCTCATCGCCGACGACGACCCGCAGATCCTCCGCGCCCTCCGAGTCACCCTCGGCGCTCGGGGCTACGAGGTCGTCACCGCTCCGGACGGCGCGGCCGCCGTCAACGCGACGATCGAGGAGCACCCCGATCTGCTGCTGCTCGATCTCGGCATGCCGGGGCTCTCGGGGATCGAGGTCATCCAGGCGATCCGCGGGTGGTCGGCTGTGCCGATCCTCGTCGTCTCGGGCCGCAGCGGTGCAGCGGACAAGGTCGACGCGCTCGACGCAGGGGCGGACGACTACGTGACCAAGCCGTTCGTGATCGACGAACTGCTCGCCCGCATCCGGGCCCTCACGCGCCGCACCGCGCCACCGGCGACCGAGCCCGTCGTCGTGTTCGGGGACGTCACCGTCGACCTCTCCGTCCACACGGTCTCGCGACAGGAGTCGGGACTCTCGAAGCACGTCCGGTTGACACCGACAGAGTGGCGGATCCTCGAGCTCCTCGTGCGGAACCCCGGACGCCTCGTGACGCGCGATGAGCTGCTGACGAACATCTGGGGGCCGAACCACACCGGCGACAGCGGCTACCTGCGCCTGTACGTCGGGCAGCTGCGGAAGAAGCTCGAGGCCGAGCCCTCCTCGCCTCGGTACTTGCTCACCGAGCCGGGGCTCGGGTACCGTCTGGTGCCCGACGGCTGGCCCGCTGCCTGA